A segment of the Streptomyces sp. L2 genome:
GGCCAGCACCAGGACGCCGCTCACCGTCCCGCCGACCGAGCCGCTGCCGCCGGTCAGGAGGGTTCCGCCGATGACCACGGACGCGATAGCCGTCAGCTCGTACCCGACGCCGATCGTGGTGACGCCGGAGCCCAGCCGCGCGCTGCCGAGCGCGCCGGCGGCCGCGGCGGTGGTGGCGGACAGGACGTAGACGAGGACCTTGGTGCGGGCCACCGGAAGTCCCATCAGCGACGCCGCGTTCTCGTTGCCCCCGATCGCGGTGACCGTGGCGCCGAACCGGGTCCGGGTGAGCAGGAGGGCGCCGAGCGCGAACAGTACGGCGACGATCAGCACCGGCACCCAGGTGCCCTCGCCCAGGTGCCGGAACGCGGAGCCGGCGGGGACGAGGTAGGTGGTGGCCCCCTCGTTCGTCAGCGCCTGCAGCAGCCCGCGCGCGCCCAGCAGGCCGGCGAGGGTGACGATGAAGGGGGCCATGCGGGCCCGCGCCACGAGGAGCCCCTGCACCGCACCCCACACCGCGCCGGTTACCAGGGGGAGGGCGACGGCCGACCACGTGCCGCCGGTGTGCGCGCCGTAGGCGGCCACGACACCGCCCAGCGCGTACATCGATCCGACGGACAGGTCGATGCCACCGGTGAGGATGACGAAGGTCATGCCCAGGGCGAGCAGCCACACGAAGGCGTTGCTGCCGAGGATGCCGGAGATGTTGGACCAGGTCGGAAAGGTGGGCGAGGTCGCGGAGGCGACGGCGACCATCAGGACCAGTACGGCCAGGGCGCCCCGGCGCTGGACCTGGGACGCCAGGCGTTCGCGCAGGGCGGCCGGCTGTGCCGCGCCGGACGTGGGCCGGGGCGGCAGCGTGGCGGGTCGCAGGGCGGAGGGGCTCATCGTGTACGACGCTCCTGTGAGGCGTAGACCGCGAAGCAGATGATGGCCGCTTCCACGAGTTGGGTGTACGACGTGTGCACGTCGTGCTGGGTGAGCACGGCGGTGATGAGCTGCATGAACAGGGCGCCCGCCACCGTGCCGAGGACGCGGATCCGGCCGCCGGTCAGCGGGGTTCCCCCGACCACGACCGCGGTGATGGCGTTGAGCTCCATGTTCAGGCCCTGGTTGGCGGGGTCGGCCTCGGCTCCGTGACCGACGATCATCGCGCCGGCGAAGGCGGCGAGGACACCCGACAGCACGTACACGGTGACGAGAACGCGCCGGACCGGAAGACCGGCCAGCTTGCTCGCCTGCCGGTTGTCCCCGATGGCGACCAGTTGCCGCCCGAACGTGGTCCGGCGCACGAGGAGCGCGGTCAGGACGGCGCACACCGCGGTGATCCACGCCATCACGGGGACGCCCGCGACCTGGTCCGCGCCGAGGCTCAGCAGCCCGGAGTCGGTCACCGGTTTCGCCGAGTTGCCGTTGATCAGCTCGGCGACACCCCGCAGGCCGATCATGAGGGAGAGGGTGGCGACGATCGGCTGGATGCGGGCGAAGGCGACCATCGTGCCGCCGACCGCTCCGCAGACGGCACCGGCCAGCAGGGCGAGCAGCACCGCGAGCGGCGCGCCGTAGCCGAGGTAGAGCGGGACGACCGAGGCCGCCAGGGCGATGACGGCGCCGACCGACAGGTCCACGCCCTCCGTGCCGATCACCAGCGCCATGCCGAGCGCGACCATGAGGGTCGGCGCGACCTGGAAGAGCTGGATGCGGACGTTGCCCGCGGACAGGAACGATGAGTCCAGGGCCGCGGCCACGGCGAACAGGACGACCAGCGCGGCGTAGACGCCGTACGCCTGCAGCAGACGGGTCACCCGGCCGCGGTCCAGCAGGTCCGCGGCGGCCCAGGTCGTGGGGGTCATCCGCGCTCCTCCTCCGCCAGGGCGGGTCCGGTCGGCTGCTCCTGGCGCGGCCCGTGCCGCCGGTCGTCGAATGCGGCCTCGTCGTCCGGTACTGCGCCGTCGCCGCCCGCGCCCGCGCCTGCGCCCTCGTCCTCGTCTACGGCCGTGACCTCGCCCGCGCCTGCGCCCGTGCCGATGCTCGCGGTCCCGACCTCGCCCCCGTCCCCCTCCTCGCCGGAGCCGGTCGCGGAGGCGAGCGTGTCGAGCACGGCCTGCTCGGTCACGTCCTCGCCCCGCAGATGGCCGACGGCCCGGCCCTCCTTGAGGACGACGATGCGGTCCGAGCCCTCGACGAGTTCCTCCAGGTCGGAGGAGATCAGCAGGACGGCGAGGCCCTGGCCGGCGAGTTCGTCGACGAGCGCCTGCACCTCCGCCTTGGCGCCCACGTCGATACCGCGGGTGGGCTCGTCCAGCAGCAGCACCTTGGGGTCCAGGCACAGCCAGCGGGCCAGGAGCACCTTCTGCTGGTTGCCGCCGGAGAGGTCGCTGACCTTCTGGTCGGGGCCGGACGCCTTGATGCGCAGACGGTCCATGAAGAAGCGGACGACGTCGTCCTGCTTGGCCTGCGAGACCACCCTGGCACGGGCCAGCCGCGGCAGCAGGGCCAGTGAGATGTTCTCCCTGACGGACAGGTTGGGAAGTATGCCCTCCGTCTTCCTGTCCTCCGCGAGCATGACGACGCCCGCCCGGATGGCGTTCGCCGGACTGCGCTGGGCCAGGACGGTCCCGTCCACCTCGACGGTGCCGCCGGCCGTGGCGAGAGCGCCGGTGATCGCCTTGGCGGTCTCGCTGCGTCCGGCTCCGAGCAGACCGCCGAGACCCACGACTTCGCCGCGGTGGATGTCCAGGTCGACGCCGTGCACCCGGTGCCGGACGGTGAGGCCGGTGGCGCTGAGGGCCGGCCGGCCCTCGTGCGGGTCGTGGTGGCCGGGGCCGAACGCCGTGGCGCCCTTGGTCCGCACGGTGGTCATCTCACGGCCGAGCATGAGCGAGATGAGCTTCAGCCGTTCCAGGCCCGCCATGTCGCCGCTGTGTACGACCGCGCCGTCGCGCATGACGGTGACCCGGTCGCAGATCGCGTACAGCTCGTCGAGGCGGTGACTGACGTAGACGACGGCGATCCCCTGCCGCTGGAGGTCGCGGATCACCGAGAAGAGGGTCTCGACCTCGCGGGGTTCCAGCGACGAGGTCGGCTCGTCCATCACGACCACACGGGCGTCGAGTTGGACGGCGCGGGCCAGCGCCACCATCTGCTGGGCGCCCAGGCCGAGGCTGCCCAGCGGGCGCGTGACGTCCACCTCCACGCCGTAGCGCCCCAGTGTCTCGCGGGCGAAGCGGTTCATGGCCCGTACGTCGACGAGGCCGAAGCGGCGCGGTTCGCGGCCCAGACACAGGTTGCGGGCCACCGACATCAGCGGGACGAGGTTGACCTCCTGGTAGATGGTGGAGATGCCGGCCGCCTGCGCCTCCAGGGGGTTGCGGAACGCCCTGTCCTCGCCCGCGAAGCGGATCCGGCCCGCGTCGGCCCGGTACACGCCGGTCATCACCTTGATCAGGGTCGACTTCCCGGCGCCGTTCTCGCCGATGAGCGCGTGCACCTCACCGGGACGCAGGCGGAAGTCCACCCCGCGCAGGGCCTGGACACCCGCGAAGCTCTTGTCCACCCCGGCGACTTCCACGATCCAGTCGCTGCGGGGTGCCGGGTCCTGCTGGACCAACGTCTTCCTCCTCATGCGCACGGCCGGCGGCAGCCCGCCGCTGTGCCGGGCCGGAGCCACGCGTCATGACTCCGGCCCGCCTGCCGCGGTCCGGTCTCAGTACACGAGGCCCTGGTCGAGGGCCTGCTGGGCGTTGCCGGTGGTGAAGTGGCCGTCCTTGATGATCACCTTGGACTGCACCCCGGTGGTGCCGTAGAAGTCCCGCAGCGCCTGGAAGGCCAGGGGACCGAAGCGGGGGTTGGTCTCGATGTCGGAAACCATCAGGCCGCCGGCGACGTTCTTCACGGCCTGCTCGATGCCGTCGATGGAGACGACCTTGATGCCCTTGCCGGGTGTCTTGCCGGCGGACCTGATGGCCTGGATCGCCCCGAGCGCCATCTCGTCGTTCTCCGCGTAGACGGCGTTGATGTCGGAGTGGGACTGCAGCAGCTGCTCCATGACCTTCTGACCGTCGGTCTGGGCGAAGTTGCCGGTCTGCGAGGCCACGATCCTCATCTTCGGGTACTTCGCCCCGGCCCGGTCCTTGAAGCCCTTGGTCCGGTCGGTGGTGACGTTGTTGCCCGGAGTTCCCGTCAGGATGGCGACGTGGGCGTCGCCGCCGTTCGTGGCGGCGGCGAGGTCGTCGGCCGCGACCTGCGCCTGGTGGTAGAAGTCGGACCCGATGAAGGCCATGAAGTCCGCGCAGGCGCTGCCGCCGACCGTGCGGTCGATGGTCAGCACCGGGATCTTGGCCGACTTGGCCTTGGCCAGCGCCGGGCCGAGGCCGTCGGAGTTCTCCGGCGCGACGATCAGGACCTTGGCACCCTGCGCGATCATGTCCTCGATCTGCGAATTCTGGGCGTTGACATCGGCGTTGGCGTTGCGCTGGATGAGCTTGACGCCCAGTTTCTTCGCCTCCTGCTCGATGCTCCTGGTCTCGGTCGCCCGGAAGGGATTGCTGGTCGACTCCGACTGTGAGAACCCGACGACCGTCTTTCCGTCGGTGATGTCCAGCTTCGGCACACCGCCGCCGTAGGTCTTGTACGTGCAGCCGGGGCCGGCCGCGGAGGGCGAGGCGACCTGCTGCGAGGCGGCCGCGTTGTCCTTCGAGGCCGTCGAGGACCCGGAGCCGCCCCCGGAGCCGGACGACTCCGACTTGGTGCATCCGGTGACGGCCAGACAGAGCCCGGCGGCCAGCACTGCCGCGGTGAGGGACTTGACCCGGAGGGAGGCATTCACGCGCCGATCACATCCTCAACGATGGGTGCAGATGAAAGGGCGGAGCGGAAGAAGGTGTGGGGCCACCTGGGCCCTCGGCTGATGAGGGCGATACGGGCAGGCGTGCTTTCCAACGTTGTAGACATTGAGGCAACGTCAAACCGGATGTCAACCCGCGGCACCGACTCTTCTCGCGGGACGACTCCCGGCCCCGGCCGTGACCGGATCCGGGCCGCCGGGGGCCGCGTCGCCCCTCCGCTTGACATGACTTTCGGCCGTCAAATGCCGTGTGAACAGCGGCATTACGCGGACGCACCACGTCCCGTGCAGACCGCGTGAGGCGAATCCCGCACGGGGGTGGACACCCCCTTCAGGCCTGTGCTGTCATGTGGCTGCCTCGCTTTACAACGTTGTCAGGCGCCTGCAGCGCGCCGACCCGCAACGCACGCACACCGGCCGACACCCGCCGATGCTCCGCACAGTGGCCGCCGGGGCCCGCAGGGGAGCGCCGGCGACCTGGCACGCCGTCAGGACAAGGCCCGCCAGCGCCTTCCCCGCGCCTGCCCGCCTCACGTCAGCCGGCCCCAACGGCCCCCGCACCCAGGCTCATCCGTCCGACACGGTCCTCGAACAGGAAGGGCAGCACATGGAACGCCGTACGTTCCTCTTCGGCTCCACTTCGGTCGCCGGCACCGTCGCCCTGGCCGGCGCCACCACGCCCGCCCTCGCCTCCACCCCGCCCGACCCGGCCACCGCTGCCCGCCCCCACCGCACCACCAACGGCCCCCATCGCACCCTCAACGGCCCTCACTACACCGCCAACCGCGCCCCGCTGCGGCAACAGCCGTTCCTGCGGCTGCCGCCCGGCAGCATCACCCCGAAGGGCTGGCTGCGCACCCAACTGGACCTGCAACTCGACGGCCTGAACGGACGCATGCCCGAGGTGTCCGGCTACCTGGACGAGACGACCAGCGGCTGGGCCGTCCCGGACAAGGACGGCTGGGAGGAACTGCCCTACTGGCTGCGCGGATTCGGCGACCTCGGCTACGTCACCCAGGACAGCCGCGTCCTCGAACTGACCAGCACCTGGATCGACCTGATCCTCGCCACCCGGCAGAGCGACGGGTTCTTCGGCCCCTCCCGCCTGCGCACCGCCCTGAACGGCGGCCCGGACTTCTGGCCGTACATGCCGGTCCTGGACGCGCTGCGCACCTGGCACGAGTTCAGCGGCGACGACCGCGTGGTGCCCGCGCTGACCGGCTGGCTCACGTACCTGCACGGGCAGCCCGGCACGCTCTTCGGGCAGGGCTGGGGCTCTGCCAGGGTCGGCGACACCATCGACACCGCCTACTGGCTGTACAACCGTACCGGCGACGACTGGCTGCTCGACCTGGTCCGCACGATGCACGCCCACAGCGCCGACTACACCCACTCGATCCCCACCTGGCACAACGTCAACCTCGCCCAGGGCTTCCGCGAACCCGCCCAGTACGGCGTCCTCGACGGCGACCCCGCCTTCCTCGCCGCCACGCACCGCGTCTACGACACCGTCATGAGCGGCTACGGCCAGTTCCCCGGCGGCGGCTTCGCCGCGGACGAGAACGCGCGCCCCGGATACCACGATCCACGCCAGGGCTTCGAGACCTGCGGCATCGTCGAGTTCATGCACAGCCACCAGATGCTCACCCGCATCACCGGCGACACCGTGTGGACCGACCGCTGCGAGGACCTCGCCCTCAACCTGCTGCCCGCCGCCCTCGACCCCCGCCAGAAGGGCACCCACTACGTCACGGCCGCCAACAGCGTCCAGCTCGACAACGTTGCCAAGTCGCACGGCCAGTTCGACAACGCCTTCGCCATGCAGGCGTACATGCCCGGCATCCACCAGTACCGCTGCTGCCCTCACAACTACGGCATGGGATGGCCGTACTACGCCGAGGAGATGTGGCTCGCGAGCACCGACGGCGGCCTGTGCGCCTCGCTGTACGGCGAGTCCTCCGTCCGGGCGAAGGTGGGAGACGGCACCTGGATCACGGTGACGGAGCAGACCGAGTACCCCTTCGGTGACACCGTCACCCTGACCGTACGCACCCCACGGACGGTCGCCTTCCCGCTGTACCTGCGGGTTCCGGGATGGTGCCGGGAACCCTCCGTACGGATCTCCGGCCGTCCCGCCGCACCCCGCCGCAGCGGCGGCCACCTCGTCCTCGACCGGGACTGGCACGACGGCGACCAGGTGGTGCTCCGGCTGCCGATGCGCACCACCGCGCGCACCTGGAGCGGCAACGACGACTCCGTCTCCGTCTCCCACGGCCCCCTCACGTATTCGCTGCGCATCGAGGAGGAGTGGAAGCAGTCCGGAGGCAGTGACGCGTGGCCGGAGTACGAGGTGCTCCCCGCCTCCCCCTGGAACTACGCCCTGGAGCTGGACCCGCGCGATCCGGCGCGGTCCTTCACCGTCGAGCACACGCGCGCCCGTACCCGCACCCGCACCGGCCCCCGGGAGGACAACCCCTTCACCCCCACCGGCACCCCGGTGCTCATGCGGGCGAAGGGCCGGCGCCTGGGCAGCTGGGCGACCGACGACCAGAACGTCGTGGCCCCCCTCCAGCAGAGCCCGGCGCACAGCACGGAACCCGTCGAGATCCTCACCCTGATCCCGGCCGCCGCCGGGCGCCTGCGCATCACCTCCTTCCCGGTCGCCTCCCCGTCGGCCAAGGCGCACGCATGGGCGGCGGTCACCGCCTCCTTCAGCGGCGTCGACAGCCCCCAGGCACTGCTCATGAACGCCACCGTCGAACCGTCCGGCTCCTACGATCAGACGGTGCCGCGCTTCACCTGGTGGGACCGCACCGGCACCGAGGAGTGGATCCAGTACGGCTACGCCGAGCCCGTGAGCGTCGGCGGGGTGTCGGTGTACTGGTACGACGACACCGGCCACGGAGCCTGCCGGGTACCGGAGTTGTGGCGACTGGAGTACCGCTCCGCCGACGGCCAGTGGCAGCCGGTCGACGGGACCTCCGACTACGGCACCTCAACCGACCGCTTCAACCAGGTCTCCTTCCCGGCCGTCACCATCACGGCCCTGCGCATCACCGCGCAGCTCAGAACCGGGTATTCCGGCGGCTTGCTGGCCTGGCGCACCGAACCGGCCACCCCGCGCCCCTGACGACCGGAGGAACCACCCCCGACCTGCCACCGACGACGAAAGGCGAACTCCCTTTGAGTCCCGGAAAGAACCGCACCCCCGTCCTGCGCAGACTCGCCGCCCTCGCCCCGCTCCTCCTCGGCGCGGCCCTCCTCGCCCCGGCCTCCCCGGCGCACGCCCAGCCGGCGGTCCAGCCGACGGCCGATCCGGCCGCCGACGCGACCGCGCAGGGGCTGCGCAGCGACTGCTACCTCAGCTCCGACGGCACCTCGCTGGACTTCGCCACCTACACCAGCACCGGAATCCAGCCCTCCCTGAACGTCAAGGATCTGCTCCCGACCCTGCGCTCCTGCGCCGGCTCCACCCTGAACGTCGCCGTGCACTGGACGGGCATGCTGGACGTCCCCACCGGCGGCTCCTACACGTTCTACATCAAGGGCGACAACGGCTTCCGCATGTCGCTCGACGGCACGAGCGTCATCGACCACTGGACGACCGACTGGGACGTGCCGACCCAGTCCCAGCCGGTCACCCTGACCGCCGGTGAGCACCGCCTCTCCTTCGACTACAACCAGGGCTACGGCGGCGCCTACATCCAGACCGAATGGTCGGGCCCGGGCTTCGACCGCCGGCCCGTCCCCGACTCCGCGCTGCACCTGCCGGACGGCTACGACCCCCTCGACCTGCACAGCACCGTGGACTCCTCCGGCCGCCACGCCGTCGTGCGGTTGCCGGGTGCGGCCAACCCGCTGCCCGGGGACGTGACCAAGCACCTCTCGGTGATCGCCGGCGGCCACCGCTGGACCCCCACCGCGACGACGGACCCCTCCGACCCGTCCAAGCTGGTGCTGACCGCCGCGGACTCGGACACCCCGGCGGCCATGAAGTCCGAGGTCCGGATCAGCTACGACGGCCAGGGCGGCCTGACCACCAGGGACGGCCCGCTGGGAGTGTTCACCAGCGTCGCGCAGAACAACTCCACCTGGTACTTCGCCACCAAGTGGGCCAAGGACGTCTCCCCGTCCAACGCCCTGCCCGACTACCCGCGTCCGCAGCAGACCCGCACACGCTGGGCCAACCTCAACGGCACCTGGCAGTTCCAGGCGACCACCCAGGACGCCCCGCTGCCCACGGGCCGGCTCGACAGCAAGATCCTCGTCCCCTACCCGATGGAGGCGCCCCTGTCCGGCGTCGCCGAACACCACGACTGGTCGCTGTACCAGCGGACGTTCAAGGTCCCCAAGAGCTGGCGGGTCGGCTCCGGCAACCGTCTGCACCTGAACTTCGGCGCGGTGGACTACGAGGCCTGGGTCTACGTCAACGGCAAGCAGGTCGCCCACCACACCGGCGGCTACCAGGCGTTCACGGCGGACATCACCGACGCCGTCACCCGCCACGGCGACCAGACCGTGCTGCTGAAGGTCAAGGACACCACCGACTCCTCCGAGCAGGCCACCGGCAAGCAGTCGCCCGACCCGAGCGGCATCTGGTACACCTCCACCTCGGGCATCTGGCAGACCGTGTGGATGGAGCCGGTCCCCGAGGAGAGCATCGACTCGCTCGTCCTCACCCCCGACCTGAAGGACGACTCGCTGTCGGTCACGGTGCGCCCCGGCGCCGGCACGAAGCCCACGGCACGGGTGACCGCCACGGCGTACGACGGTCACCGGCGCGTC
Coding sequences within it:
- a CDS encoding beta-L-arabinofuranosidase domain-containing protein, with product MERRTFLFGSTSVAGTVALAGATTPALASTPPDPATAARPHRTTNGPHRTLNGPHYTANRAPLRQQPFLRLPPGSITPKGWLRTQLDLQLDGLNGRMPEVSGYLDETTSGWAVPDKDGWEELPYWLRGFGDLGYVTQDSRVLELTSTWIDLILATRQSDGFFGPSRLRTALNGGPDFWPYMPVLDALRTWHEFSGDDRVVPALTGWLTYLHGQPGTLFGQGWGSARVGDTIDTAYWLYNRTGDDWLLDLVRTMHAHSADYTHSIPTWHNVNLAQGFREPAQYGVLDGDPAFLAATHRVYDTVMSGYGQFPGGGFAADENARPGYHDPRQGFETCGIVEFMHSHQMLTRITGDTVWTDRCEDLALNLLPAALDPRQKGTHYVTAANSVQLDNVAKSHGQFDNAFAMQAYMPGIHQYRCCPHNYGMGWPYYAEEMWLASTDGGLCASLYGESSVRAKVGDGTWITVTEQTEYPFGDTVTLTVRTPRTVAFPLYLRVPGWCREPSVRISGRPAAPRRSGGHLVLDRDWHDGDQVVLRLPMRTTARTWSGNDDSVSVSHGPLTYSLRIEEEWKQSGGSDAWPEYEVLPASPWNYALELDPRDPARSFTVEHTRARTRTRTGPREDNPFTPTGTPVLMRAKGRRLGSWATDDQNVVAPLQQSPAHSTEPVEILTLIPAAAGRLRITSFPVASPSAKAHAWAAVTASFSGVDSPQALLMNATVEPSGSYDQTVPRFTWWDRTGTEEWIQYGYAEPVSVGGVSVYWYDDTGHGACRVPELWRLEYRSADGQWQPVDGTSDYGTSTDRFNQVSFPAVTITALRITAQLRTGYSGGLLAWRTEPATPRP
- a CDS encoding ABC transporter substrate-binding protein, with protein sequence MNASLRVKSLTAAVLAAGLCLAVTGCTKSESSGSGGGSGSSTASKDNAAASQQVASPSAAGPGCTYKTYGGGVPKLDITDGKTVVGFSQSESTSNPFRATETRSIEQEAKKLGVKLIQRNANADVNAQNSQIEDMIAQGAKVLIVAPENSDGLGPALAKAKSAKIPVLTIDRTVGGSACADFMAFIGSDFYHQAQVAADDLAAATNGGDAHVAILTGTPGNNVTTDRTKGFKDRAGAKYPKMRIVASQTGNFAQTDGQKVMEQLLQSHSDINAVYAENDEMALGAIQAIRSAGKTPGKGIKVVSIDGIEQAVKNVAGGLMVSDIETNPRFGPLAFQALRDFYGTTGVQSKVIIKDGHFTTGNAQQALDQGLVY
- a CDS encoding ABC transporter permease — translated: MTPTTWAAADLLDRGRVTRLLQAYGVYAALVVLFAVAAALDSSFLSAGNVRIQLFQVAPTLMVALGMALVIGTEGVDLSVGAVIALAASVVPLYLGYGAPLAVLLALLAGAVCGAVGGTMVAFARIQPIVATLSLMIGLRGVAELINGNSAKPVTDSGLLSLGADQVAGVPVMAWITAVCAVLTALLVRRTTFGRQLVAIGDNRQASKLAGLPVRRVLVTVYVLSGVLAAFAGAMIVGHGAEADPANQGLNMELNAITAVVVGGTPLTGGRIRVLGTVAGALFMQLITAVLTQHDVHTSYTQLVEAAIICFAVYASQERRTR
- a CDS encoding PA14 domain-containing protein — protein: MSPGKNRTPVLRRLAALAPLLLGAALLAPASPAHAQPAVQPTADPAADATAQGLRSDCYLSSDGTSLDFATYTSTGIQPSLNVKDLLPTLRSCAGSTLNVAVHWTGMLDVPTGGSYTFYIKGDNGFRMSLDGTSVIDHWTTDWDVPTQSQPVTLTAGEHRLSFDYNQGYGGAYIQTEWSGPGFDRRPVPDSALHLPDGYDPLDLHSTVDSSGRHAVVRLPGAANPLPGDVTKHLSVIAGGHRWTPTATTDPSDPSKLVLTAADSDTPAAMKSEVRISYDGQGGLTTRDGPLGVFTSVAQNNSTWYFATKWAKDVSPSNALPDYPRPQQTRTRWANLNGTWQFQATTQDAPLPTGRLDSKILVPYPMEAPLSGVAEHHDWSLYQRTFKVPKSWRVGSGNRLHLNFGAVDYEAWVYVNGKQVAHHTGGYQAFTADITDAVTRHGDQTVLLKVKDTTDSSEQATGKQSPDPSGIWYTSTSGIWQTVWMEPVPEESIDSLVLTPDLKDDSLSVTVRPGAGTKPTARVTATAYDGHRRVGSVTGAAGTALRLPVPHPKLWSPDHPFLYDLKVTLADGRSHDSVGSYFGMRSISVAKAGGVNKIELNGRPTFLLATLDQGFWPDGVYTAPTDAALKSDLQLHKRLGFNTVRKHIKVEPARWYYWADRLGLMVWQDMPSRNGGTPGAASDAEFGKEVHEIVDQHISSPSVVMWTMMNEGWGERSKQATGELADSVKAQDPSRLVDAHSGVNCCASKGDSGRGDVIDHHLYHGPANPAPDATRAAVDGEHGGYSLTIPGHIAGVAGGQDYGDGPTDIAEMTKTYVDNTRLLIPNAAAGLSGSVYTQISDVEGELNGLVTYDRAVLKVYPDQVRDINRQLIAAGASAGQAAH
- a CDS encoding sugar ABC transporter ATP-binding protein, translated to MVQQDPAPRSDWIVEVAGVDKSFAGVQALRGVDFRLRPGEVHALIGENGAGKSTLIKVMTGVYRADAGRIRFAGEDRAFRNPLEAQAAGISTIYQEVNLVPLMSVARNLCLGREPRRFGLVDVRAMNRFARETLGRYGVEVDVTRPLGSLGLGAQQMVALARAVQLDARVVVMDEPTSSLEPREVETLFSVIRDLQRQGIAVVYVSHRLDELYAICDRVTVMRDGAVVHSGDMAGLERLKLISLMLGREMTTVRTKGATAFGPGHHDPHEGRPALSATGLTVRHRVHGVDLDIHRGEVVGLGGLLGAGRSETAKAITGALATAGGTVEVDGTVLAQRSPANAIRAGVVMLAEDRKTEGILPNLSVRENISLALLPRLARARVVSQAKQDDVVRFFMDRLRIKASGPDQKVSDLSGGNQQKVLLARWLCLDPKVLLLDEPTRGIDVGAKAEVQALVDELAGQGLAVLLISSDLEELVEGSDRIVVLKEGRAVGHLRGEDVTEQAVLDTLASATGSGEEGDGGEVGTASIGTGAGAGEVTAVDEDEGAGAGAGGDGAVPDDEAAFDDRRHGPRQEQPTGPALAEEERG
- a CDS encoding ABC transporter permease, encoding MSPSALRPATLPPRPTSGAAQPAALRERLASQVQRRGALAVLVLMVAVASATSPTFPTWSNISGILGSNAFVWLLALGMTFVILTGGIDLSVGSMYALGGVVAAYGAHTGGTWSAVALPLVTGAVWGAVQGLLVARARMAPFIVTLAGLLGARGLLQALTNEGATTYLVPAGSAFRHLGEGTWVPVLIVAVLFALGALLLTRTRFGATVTAIGGNENAASLMGLPVARTKVLVYVLSATTAAAAGALGSARLGSGVTTIGVGYELTAIASVVIGGTLLTGGSGSVGGTVSGVLVLAVIHNLIDHYFSQYGSAFTDTVNGAFLAVVVLAQTLLSRARQAD